The Streptomyces nitrosporeus genome includes a window with the following:
- a CDS encoding RICIN domain-containing protein codes for MSELPKRNVAGRINSQPAGPARSNDAAKLDSARAALARAIAAHQAENPGSSEDAENAETEADRNAPGQRLAAPGSPHSSGQPADEAPPATSPRRRVFPRNRRWALVAAAGAAVVAVVVGVAVTVGGGSDSSGHRADAPAEGLIGSDDGGRGAGERSPLPGVTDAEPTASSSASPTSSSSSESARDTPRPDESATSAKPGSSRAADTPGPDSAVQPDNGDPGGPAAGSGGPLVVEASGKCLTGTGAGSQLVASACDGSAGQSWSSGPDGSLRQGGLCATLTGTEDRTPVVLTTCDQSATQRIGLSGTALVAGSNGKCLDLFGGASGTQIVLWECNGRDNQRWRTA; via the coding sequence ATGTCAGAGTTGCCGAAGCGAAACGTCGCCGGGCGCATCAACTCACAGCCGGCCGGACCCGCTCGAAGCAACGACGCGGCAAAACTGGATTCCGCCCGTGCGGCGCTCGCCCGTGCCATCGCGGCGCATCAAGCCGAGAACCCCGGAAGCTCCGAGGACGCCGAGAACGCCGAGACCGAGGCGGACCGGAACGCACCGGGGCAGCGCCTCGCGGCCCCGGGCTCCCCGCACTCCTCCGGACAGCCGGCCGATGAGGCACCTCCGGCCACTTCCCCCCGCCGCCGGGTGTTCCCACGGAACAGGAGATGGGCCCTGGTGGCGGCCGCCGGCGCGGCGGTCGTCGCCGTCGTCGTGGGGGTGGCCGTCACGGTCGGCGGAGGCTCCGACAGCTCCGGCCACCGGGCGGACGCCCCCGCCGAAGGACTCATAGGGTCCGACGACGGGGGCAGAGGGGCCGGGGAACGGTCGCCGCTGCCGGGAGTCACGGACGCGGAGCCGACAGCCTCCTCCTCCGCCTCCCCCACCTCGTCGTCGTCGAGCGAGAGCGCCCGGGACACGCCCCGGCCGGACGAGAGCGCCACCTCCGCGAAGCCCGGCTCGTCGCGGGCCGCGGACACCCCCGGACCGGACAGCGCCGTACAACCGGACAACGGCGACCCCGGCGGCCCGGCCGCGGGGAGCGGCGGCCCGCTGGTCGTCGAAGCCTCGGGCAAATGCCTGACCGGCACCGGGGCGGGATCACAACTCGTGGCATCCGCCTGCGACGGCTCCGCCGGCCAGTCCTGGAGCTCCGGACCCGACGGCAGCCTGCGCCAGGGCGGCCTCTGCGCGACCCTCACCGGGACCGAGGACCGCACCCCGGTCGTCCTGACCACCTGCGACCAGTCCGCCACCCAGCGAATCGGCCTCTCCGGGACGGCGCTGGTGGCCGGGTCGAACGGCAAATGCCTGGATCTCTTCGGAGGTGCGAGCGGCACCCAGATAGTGCTCTGGGAATGCAACGGCCGTGACAACCAGCGCTGGCGTACCGCCTGA
- a CDS encoding DUF6243 family protein, with product MTDSKNINNPVGQGGGQRKRLSRAERQNNGPHRNRDRQDAADRKAELVRKMREKAGTAGSTGQTDQDTAQS from the coding sequence GTGACCGACAGCAAGAACATCAACAACCCCGTGGGCCAGGGCGGAGGCCAGCGCAAGAGGCTGTCCCGCGCCGAACGGCAGAACAACGGCCCGCACCGCAACCGCGACCGCCAGGACGCAGCCGACCGGAAGGCGGAGCTGGTGCGCAAGATGCGCGAGAAGGCCGGCACGGCCGGGAGCACCGGGCAGACGGACCAGGACACCGCACAGAGCTGA